In Candidatus Binatia bacterium, a single genomic region encodes these proteins:
- the aqpZ gene encoding aquaporin Z: MALSKRFSAELLGTFWLVFGGCGSAVISAAFPTLGIGFAGVALAFGLTLLTMVYTIGPISGCHINPAVTVGLWLGKRFPAKDVLPYIVAQVIGAIAAAAVLYWIASGKAGFTPGQFASNGYDSLSPGGYSMGAALVTEIVCTFVFLMVILGATDKRAPAGFAGIAIGLVLTLIHLISIPIDNTSVNPARSTGPAIFAGAAELSQLWLFWVAPLIGGGLAGLIYPALFGDDKA, from the coding sequence ATGGCACTTTCAAAGCGATTTTCAGCCGAGCTTCTCGGCACGTTTTGGCTCGTTTTCGGCGGCTGCGGCAGCGCGGTGATCTCGGCCGCCTTCCCGACGCTCGGCATCGGATTCGCCGGCGTCGCGCTCGCCTTCGGATTGACGCTCTTGACGATGGTCTATACGATCGGACCGATCTCGGGATGTCACATCAACCCCGCGGTAACCGTCGGCCTTTGGCTCGGCAAGCGATTCCCGGCCAAGGACGTCCTGCCGTACATCGTCGCGCAAGTGATCGGGGCGATCGCCGCGGCGGCCGTCCTCTACTGGATCGCGAGCGGCAAGGCCGGCTTTACGCCCGGTCAGTTCGCGAGCAATGGCTACGATTCGCTCTCGCCCGGCGGCTACTCGATGGGCGCGGCGCTCGTCACGGAGATCGTCTGCACGTTCGTCTTCCTCATGGTGATCTTGGGCGCCACGGATAAACGCGCGCCCGCCGGCTTCGCGGGTATCGCGATCGGATTGGTCCTCACGCTCATCCATCTCATCAGCATTCCGATCGACAACACGTCGGTGAACCCGGCGCGCAGCACCGGGCCCGCGATCTTCGCGGGAGCCGCGGAACTATCGCAACTCTGGCTATTCTGGGTGGCGCCGCTCATCGGCGGCGGCCTAGCGGGGCTCATCTACCCGGCGCTCTTTGGGGATGACAAGGCGTAG
- a CDS encoding OsmC family protein, whose amino-acid sequence MEGRALKRHAYATRVRWTAAGGEGTKTYRSYSRDHAIAAEGKPEIPASSDPAFRGSASRYNPEELLVASLSSCHLLWYLHLCSVNGVSVLEYCDDATGEMEEREDGTAEFARVELRPIVTIAPGCDRERALALHHDAHDLCFIARSVKFPVVVEPFVSS is encoded by the coding sequence TTGGAGGGCAGAGCGCTGAAGAGGCACGCATACGCTACGCGGGTCCGTTGGACGGCGGCCGGCGGCGAGGGGACGAAGACCTATCGCAGCTACTCGCGCGACCACGCCATCGCCGCCGAGGGCAAGCCGGAGATCCCGGCGTCGAGCGACCCGGCTTTTCGCGGCAGCGCCTCTCGGTATAACCCCGAAGAGTTGCTCGTCGCGAGTCTCTCCTCGTGCCACCTGCTCTGGTATCTGCATCTCTGTTCCGTCAACGGGGTCAGCGTTCTCGAGTATTGCGACGATGCGACCGGCGAGATGGAGGAGCGAGAAGACGGAACGGCCGAGTTCGCGCGCGTCGAATTGCGGCCGATCGTGACGATCGCCCCGGGCTGCGATCGCGAACGCGCGCTAGCGCTCCATCACGACGCGCACGATCTCTGCTTTATCGCGCGTTCGGTAAAGTTTCCGGTCGTCGTCGAACCTTTCGTGTCATCCTGA
- a CDS encoding alkaline phosphatase family protein, whose protein sequence is MSQGFGRCGFGVCAAAAFTLAACSWQQPSGAPGAMPPAGFHRSSASQYLSHVIVIIQENRSFENFFAGYPGANAPLTGCASPPPGKARAIRRLTTSACPPGDQLVALHQDTFKNNPDLQHNWTSSMVDWNKGQMDGFTKYGTKNGQYEAYDYIDRADIQPYWTMAQQYVLADEMFPTEFGGSFTGHLTLIAGTDDIKLPNQAEVNFPSKAPDDCDAPPGTKSDYLTPNRHVHYTGPFPCFDQFNTIAQVLDGAGVSWKIYATKVLDGGMWEPFEAIKYVRYGSDWTGNVVAPQTTVLTDAQNGQLASVDWVTPSHADSDHPAYHGDAGPSWVASVVNAVGESSYWPTSAIIVVWDDWGGFYDNAAPPQPDYRGLGIRVPCLIISPYAKQGYVSHVQYEYGSILRFIEEVYGIPAGSIGPTSKGYTDGRAASLDDAFDFTQSPRPFTPIGSKYPMSRYIHEPPSDEPVDNE, encoded by the coding sequence ATGAGTCAGGGCTTCGGTCGCTGTGGGTTCGGCGTCTGCGCGGCGGCCGCTTTCACGCTCGCTGCGTGCAGCTGGCAGCAGCCAAGCGGCGCGCCCGGCGCGATGCCGCCGGCCGGATTTCACCGATCGTCGGCGAGCCAATACCTCTCGCACGTCATCGTCATCATTCAAGAGAATCGGAGCTTTGAAAATTTCTTCGCCGGCTATCCCGGAGCGAATGCGCCGCTGACGGGATGCGCCTCGCCGCCGCCGGGCAAAGCGCGGGCGATACGCCGGCTTACGACGTCGGCTTGCCCTCCAGGCGATCAGCTCGTCGCGCTCCATCAAGACACGTTTAAGAACAATCCCGACCTGCAGCATAACTGGACGTCGTCCATGGTTGATTGGAACAAAGGCCAGATGGACGGCTTCACCAAGTACGGTACTAAGAACGGTCAGTACGAGGCCTACGACTACATCGATCGGGCCGACATTCAACCGTATTGGACGATGGCGCAGCAGTACGTGCTCGCCGACGAGATGTTTCCGACCGAGTTCGGCGGCAGCTTCACCGGTCATCTCACGCTGATCGCGGGCACGGACGATATCAAACTCCCCAACCAAGCCGAGGTGAACTTCCCGTCGAAGGCGCCCGACGATTGCGACGCGCCTCCGGGAACGAAGAGCGATTATCTCACGCCGAATCGGCACGTTCACTACACCGGACCGTTCCCGTGCTTCGATCAGTTCAATACGATCGCCCAAGTGCTCGACGGCGCCGGCGTCTCGTGGAAGATCTATGCAACGAAGGTGCTCGACGGCGGGATGTGGGAGCCGTTTGAGGCGATCAAGTACGTTCGCTACGGCTCCGACTGGACGGGGAACGTCGTCGCGCCTCAGACGACGGTTCTAACAGACGCGCAGAACGGTCAGTTGGCCTCGGTCGACTGGGTGACGCCGAGCCACGCGGACTCGGATCACCCCGCGTACCACGGCGACGCCGGCCCGTCATGGGTCGCTTCGGTCGTCAACGCGGTCGGCGAGAGCTCGTACTGGCCTACGAGCGCGATCATCGTCGTCTGGGACGACTGGGGCGGATTTTACGATAACGCCGCGCCGCCGCAACCGGATTATCGCGGCCTCGGCATTCGCGTTCCGTGCCTCATCATCTCGCCCTATGCAAAACAGGGCTACGTTTCGCACGTCCAGTACGAGTACGGCAGCATCTTGCGGTTCATCGAAGAGGTCTACGGCATTCCAGCCGGCAGCATCGGGCCGACGTCAAAGGGTTATACGGACGGCCGCGCGGCGAGCCTCGACGACGCCTTCGATTTCACGCAGTCCCCGCGCCCGTTCACCCCGATCGGCTCGAAATATCCGATGTCGCGCTACATTCACGAACCGCCGTCGGACGAACCCGTCGACAACGAGTAG
- a CDS encoding alkaline phosphatase family protein, producing the protein MIPRFAAALALLAVAGCAGASQSLPYMRSDAAFRAVNATGAGKIEHVIYIVQENRSFDNLFQGYKGADTVSSGKNSNGQTIALQPVSLSTVYIIDHSAYAMFSACNGTGSLPGTDCQMNGFNNEGAYGGPANPEYVYVPHSESKPYFDMAREWVVGDRMFQSQLDESFVAHQYVIAAQAQGSDDLPYGPLWGCAGGPGDTVATITQNRNPDGPRQQACFDYQTLGDELDNAGLSWRFYAPHYGDDAGGNGGTWSAYQAVRHIFYGHDWKKDVVSPNWKFITDVRKGYLANFTWITPECAESDHLECGGGYGPSWVSAIVDTVGASKFWDSTAIFVQWDDWGGFYDHVAPPYEDYDSVGFRVPLLVISPYAKKHHVSKVQYETASVLRFAEDLFGLSQLSAADARATSPAADCFDFSKKPRPFVKIAAPYPPKFFIGHRFDNSYFAPDYE; encoded by the coding sequence ATGATTCCGCGGTTCGCTGCAGCACTCGCGCTGCTTGCGGTCGCCGGTTGCGCCGGCGCATCGCAATCGTTGCCGTACATGCGGAGCGACGCCGCGTTTCGCGCCGTCAACGCGACGGGAGCCGGAAAGATCGAGCACGTGATCTACATCGTGCAAGAGAACCGCAGCTTCGACAATCTCTTCCAAGGCTACAAGGGGGCCGACACCGTCTCGAGCGGCAAGAACTCGAACGGCCAGACGATCGCGCTCCAGCCGGTCTCGCTCTCGACCGTCTACATCATCGACCACTCGGCGTATGCAATGTTCTCCGCGTGCAACGGAACGGGAAGCCTGCCGGGCACCGATTGTCAGATGAACGGGTTCAACAACGAAGGGGCGTACGGAGGGCCCGCAAACCCCGAGTACGTTTACGTGCCGCACAGCGAGTCCAAGCCGTACTTCGACATGGCGCGCGAATGGGTCGTCGGCGACCGGATGTTTCAGTCGCAACTCGACGAGAGCTTCGTCGCGCACCAGTACGTGATCGCGGCACAAGCGCAGGGCAGCGACGACCTTCCCTACGGCCCGCTCTGGGGCTGTGCCGGCGGACCGGGCGACACCGTCGCGACGATCACGCAGAATCGCAATCCAGACGGACCGCGGCAGCAGGCTTGCTTCGACTACCAGACGCTCGGCGACGAGCTCGACAACGCCGGCCTATCGTGGCGCTTCTACGCGCCGCACTACGGAGACGACGCCGGCGGAAACGGCGGCACGTGGTCGGCCTATCAGGCCGTGAGACATATCTTCTACGGGCACGATTGGAAGAAAGACGTCGTTTCGCCGAACTGGAAGTTCATCACCGACGTGCGCAAAGGGTACCTCGCGAACTTCACGTGGATCACGCCCGAGTGCGCGGAGTCGGATCACCTCGAGTGCGGCGGCGGCTACGGCCCGTCGTGGGTCTCGGCAATCGTCGATACCGTCGGCGCGAGCAAGTTTTGGGACTCGACCGCGATCTTCGTGCAGTGGGACGATTGGGGCGGTTTCTACGATCACGTCGCGCCGCCGTACGAGGATTACGACAGCGTCGGCTTCCGCGTACCTTTACTCGTCATCTCGCCGTACGCGAAGAAGCATCACGTCTCGAAGGTACAGTACGAGACGGCCAGCGTGTTGCGATTCGCCGAGGATCTCTTCGGCCTATCGCAACTCTCTGCGGCGGACGCTCGCGCAACCTCGCCCGCCGCCGATTGCTTCGACTTCTCGAAGAAGCCGCGCCCGTTCGTGAAGATCGCCGCCCCGTATCCGCCGAAGTTTTTCATCGGCCACCGCTTCGATAACAGCTACTTCGCGCCCGACTACGAATGA
- a CDS encoding YceI family protein, translating to MGTQIAEKTTYAIDPAHTTVEFVVRHLMITKVRGRFGGVAGSIEIPAGSDVPSAVAARIDATTIDTREPQRDAHLKSADFFEVEKYPEIEFVSTRIEGDPGDFTVHGNLTIHGVTREVALEAAFEGRSPDPWGGQRIGYSASTTINRKDFGLTWNAALETGGVVVGDDIRIELEVQAVLQK from the coding sequence ATGGGCACCCAGATCGCCGAGAAGACCACCTACGCCATAGACCCGGCCCACACGACGGTCGAGTTCGTCGTCCGCCACCTGATGATCACGAAGGTACGCGGCAGGTTCGGCGGCGTAGCCGGCTCGATCGAGATTCCGGCCGGCAGCGACGTTCCGAGCGCCGTTGCGGCGCGCATTGACGCCACGACGATCGATACCAGGGAACCCCAGCGCGACGCGCACTTAAAGTCGGCCGACTTCTTCGAGGTTGAGAAGTATCCGGAGATCGAGTTCGTCAGCACGCGCATCGAGGGCGATCCCGGCGATTTTACCGTTCACGGCAACCTTACGATTCACGGCGTAACGCGCGAAGTCGCACTCGAGGCCGCGTTCGAAGGCCGGTCGCCCGATCCGTGGGGCGGTCAGCGCATCGGCTACAGCGCCTCGACGACGATCAACCGAAAGGACTTCGGCCTCACGTGGAACGCCGCGCTCGAAACCGGCGGCGTGGTGGTCGGCGACGACATCCGCATCGAGCTCGAGGTCCAGGCGGTGCTGCAGAAGTAG
- a CDS encoding helix-turn-helix domain-containing protein, whose translation MVTAELEPKAPAFERHCPIRLVLDRIADKWTVMMMSLLADGKPRRFNDLRRNVEGISQKMLTQTLRDLERDGLVVRTVYAQVPPRVEYALTPLGITLCGPIGELGEWAVAHVDEIKRAQAKFDAR comes from the coding sequence ATGGTAACTGCTGAACTAGAACCGAAGGCTCCGGCCTTCGAGCGCCACTGCCCGATTCGGCTCGTGCTCGATCGCATTGCCGACAAGTGGACGGTCATGATGATGAGCCTGCTCGCCGACGGCAAGCCGCGACGCTTCAACGATCTCCGCCGCAACGTCGAGGGCATCTCGCAGAAGATGCTGACGCAGACGTTGCGCGACTTGGAGCGCGACGGTCTCGTTGTGCGGACGGTCTACGCCCAGGTTCCCCCGAGAGTGGAGTATGCACTGACGCCGCTCGGCATAACGCTCTGCGGCCCAATCGGTGAACTCGGCGAATGGGCGGTCGCGCACGTCGACGAAATCAAACGAGCGCAAGCGAAATTCGACGCCCGTTAG
- a CDS encoding phage holin family protein, whose amino-acid sequence MHLLLRFIVNAVVLWLVISLVPGFHNHAGATGFGAYGFWTIFWLAVIFGIVNMLIGPILRLISFPITWLTHGLFQVVINWVLLAIAVHWAPNVDGSWLADLIGAVVIMVIGTLVAMMMEPKAASA is encoded by the coding sequence ATGCATCTGCTACTCCGCTTCATCGTCAATGCCGTCGTTTTATGGCTCGTAATCTCACTCGTACCGGGCTTCCACAATCACGCTGGGGCCACGGGATTCGGCGCATACGGGTTCTGGACGATCTTTTGGCTTGCGGTTATCTTCGGCATCGTGAACATGCTGATCGGACCGATTCTCCGGTTGATCTCGTTTCCGATCACGTGGCTCACGCACGGGCTCTTTCAAGTGGTCATCAACTGGGTCTTACTGGCTATCGCGGTCCATTGGGCCCCGAACGTCGACGGGAGTTGGCTGGCGGACCTGATCGGAGCCGTGGTCATCATGGTGATCGGCACGCTGGTCGCGATGATGATGGAACCGAAGGCGGCCTCCGCGTAG
- the uvrC gene encoding excinuclease ABC subunit UvrC has protein sequence MTLAARLAQIPDAPGVYMMVGRDDEILYIGKAISLRSRVRSYFQEGAAHHTRTAAMVERVADVRTIVVTNEIEALILEANLIKRHQPPFNVRLRDDKRYPYLKVTNEPFPRVVFTRFVRNDGARYFGPYTNAHGLRELIDLVRLVFPLRTCREPIDGRRKRPCLQYHIKRCLAPCVAYQTEEEYDRTIDEVTLFLEGKQESLLARLQHEMTEAAEHFNFEAAARLRDRIVRVRRVTEGQKVVWKSRLDMDLVAIARAQGQACMQVFLVRGGKLIGQEYFVLDGVYEQSDAVLTGEFLKQFYTARTAAAPEEKALSPARVARDNQAPVPETRRSTARAAAAAVPKEILVAALPEERETIESWLSSVKGQRVRILQPQRGARAEYMRLVARNAEQNLKAYLAHQEVQETAQARSLTDLADALELPEPPHRIECYDVSNIQGTNPVASMVVFVEGRAKKSEYRKFKIQYDRGPNDFAMMQETLRRRLRYLRRETDRTETPMERELAKREKFNKKPDLLLIDGGKGQLSAVVEVLEDLDMTGLAVAGLAKEHEWLYLPHQSEPIVLPPNSPGLHLIQRVRDEAHRFAVTYHRQRRSKSMMQSALDSLEGIGPVRKKRILAAFGSVAAVKRASLDEIVAVKGMTPELASRVKAALGE, from the coding sequence GTGACGCTCGCCGCACGGCTCGCACAGATCCCGGACGCGCCGGGCGTCTATATGATGGTTGGGCGCGACGACGAGATTCTCTATATCGGAAAGGCGATCTCCCTGCGCTCGCGCGTACGGTCGTACTTCCAAGAGGGCGCGGCGCACCACACGCGGACCGCCGCGATGGTCGAGCGGGTCGCCGACGTGCGAACGATCGTCGTCACGAACGAGATCGAGGCCCTGATTCTCGAAGCGAACCTCATCAAGCGCCATCAGCCGCCCTTCAACGTGAGGCTGCGCGACGACAAGCGCTACCCATATTTAAAGGTAACGAACGAACCGTTTCCGCGCGTCGTCTTCACCCGTTTCGTGCGAAACGACGGCGCCCGCTACTTCGGTCCTTATACGAACGCGCACGGCCTTCGAGAGCTGATCGACCTCGTGCGGCTCGTCTTTCCCTTGCGCACCTGCCGCGAGCCGATCGACGGGCGGCGCAAGCGGCCCTGCCTGCAGTATCACATCAAGCGGTGCCTGGCGCCGTGCGTCGCGTATCAGACGGAAGAAGAATACGACCGCACCATCGATGAGGTGACGCTCTTCCTCGAGGGCAAGCAGGAATCGCTGCTCGCGCGCCTCCAGCACGAGATGACCGAAGCTGCCGAGCATTTCAACTTCGAGGCGGCCGCGCGTCTGCGCGACCGGATCGTCCGCGTACGGCGCGTCACCGAAGGCCAGAAAGTCGTTTGGAAGTCGCGCCTCGACATGGACCTCGTCGCGATCGCGCGCGCGCAGGGACAGGCGTGCATGCAAGTCTTCCTCGTGCGCGGGGGCAAGCTCATCGGGCAGGAGTACTTCGTTCTCGACGGCGTCTACGAACAATCCGACGCGGTGCTCACGGGAGAGTTTCTCAAGCAGTTCTACACGGCGCGCACGGCCGCGGCGCCGGAGGAAAAAGCGCTCTCGCCCGCGCGCGTCGCGCGCGACAACCAGGCTCCCGTCCCCGAAACGCGCCGTTCGACGGCTCGCGCGGCGGCCGCCGCGGTTCCGAAGGAGATCCTCGTCGCGGCGCTTCCCGAAGAACGAGAGACGATCGAATCTTGGCTTTCGAGCGTCAAGGGTCAGCGCGTACGAATTCTCCAGCCGCAGCGCGGCGCGCGCGCCGAGTACATGCGTCTCGTCGCGAGGAACGCGGAACAGAACCTCAAGGCCTACTTGGCGCACCAAGAGGTGCAAGAGACGGCGCAGGCGCGTTCGCTCACCGATCTCGCCGACGCGCTCGAGCTGCCCGAGCCGCCGCATCGCATCGAGTGCTACGACGTTTCGAACATCCAGGGGACGAACCCGGTCGCCTCGATGGTCGTCTTCGTCGAAGGCCGGGCGAAGAAGAGCGAGTACCGCAAGTTCAAAATCCAATACGACCGCGGGCCGAACGACTTCGCGATGATGCAGGAGACGCTGCGGCGCCGCCTGCGCTATCTGCGTCGCGAGACCGATCGCACCGAGACGCCGATGGAGCGAGAGCTCGCGAAGAGAGAGAAATTTAACAAGAAGCCCGATTTGCTATTGATCGACGGGGGCAAGGGGCAGCTCAGCGCGGTCGTCGAGGTGCTCGAGGATCTCGACATGACCGGCCTCGCCGTTGCCGGATTGGCGAAAGAGCACGAGTGGCTCTACCTGCCGCATCAGTCCGAGCCGATCGTCCTGCCGCCGAACTCCCCCGGCTTGCACCTCATACAGCGCGTTCGCGATGAGGCGCATCGTTTCGCCGTGACCTACCATCGACAGAGGCGCTCGAAATCCATGATGCAGTCCGCGCTCGACTCGCTCGAAGGTATAGGGCCGGTTCGCAAGAAGCGAATACTAGCGGCCTTCGGGTCAGTGGCAGCGGTCAAGAGGGCTAGTCTCGATGAGATCGTTGCAGTAAAGGGGATGACGCCGGAACTGGCGTCGCGCGTCAAGGCTGCACTAGGAGAATAG
- a CDS encoding DedA family protein has protein sequence MEHLQQAIVALIDHYGYAGLFAGLALGNLGLPVGTEIILPLAGALTTTGHLSSLWLTILVSLAGELAGGSIGYAIGRFGGFPLIERYGKYVHLTHDRLMRMHGFFERWGTFTIFVCRFLPVLRGVVAIPAGIAEMNLALFYLWTFLGSLIFCTFLVLLGGALGAHIDAVLPLLRRGGFVVLGVAVVAVVATVVVMRKRARPAGAG, from the coding sequence GTGGAGCACCTGCAGCAAGCCATCGTCGCGCTCATCGATCACTACGGCTATGCGGGACTCTTTGCAGGCCTGGCGTTGGGGAATCTGGGGCTCCCGGTCGGAACCGAGATCATCCTGCCGCTGGCGGGCGCGCTCACGACGACGGGCCATTTGAGCAGCCTGTGGCTGACGATCCTCGTCTCCTTGGCCGGCGAGCTTGCCGGCGGCTCGATCGGCTACGCGATCGGGAGATTCGGCGGTTTTCCATTGATCGAGCGATACGGAAAGTACGTTCACCTGACGCACGATCGCCTGATGCGAATGCACGGCTTCTTCGAGCGGTGGGGGACCTTTACGATCTTCGTCTGCCGCTTTCTCCCGGTGCTGCGCGGCGTCGTGGCGATCCCGGCCGGCATCGCCGAGATGAACCTCGCGCTCTTCTATCTCTGGACGTTCCTCGGCTCGCTGATATTCTGCACGTTCTTGGTGCTGCTCGGCGGCGCGCTCGGCGCGCACATAGACGCAGTGCTCCCGCTGCTGCGCCGCGGCGGATTCGTCGTCTTGGGCGTCGCGGTCGTCGCGGTTGTCGCGACGGTCGTCGTCATGCGGAAGCGGGCGCGTCCCGCAGGCGCGGGGTGA
- a CDS encoding Clp protease N-terminal domain-containing protein: MSPRYSPFRPDRKILFSNFNPAARRVLRIAEQECRNHSHYYVGAEHLLVALLEERDPAMLRALDADGIDVPEVHAEVRRRLGTGDDRLWEGILITPRLRRIVALAEERAGTREIGPFDLFEALRLEGGSSAAEILRRASTRNTASPVE; encoded by the coding sequence GTGTCGCCCCGATATTCTCCCTTCCGTCCTGACCGAAAGATATTGTTCTCGAACTTCAACCCCGCGGCGCGACGCGTGCTCCGCATAGCGGAGCAAGAGTGCCGGAATCATAGCCACTACTACGTCGGTGCGGAACACTTGCTGGTTGCTCTGCTCGAAGAGCGCGATCCGGCGATGCTGCGCGCGCTCGACGCCGACGGCATAGACGTGCCGGAGGTGCACGCCGAAGTGCGGCGGCGGCTCGGCACCGGGGACGACCGGCTCTGGGAGGGCATTCTCATCACGCCGCGGCTTCGAAGGATCGTGGCGCTCGCGGAGGAGCGCGCCGGGACGCGCGAGATCGGTCCGTTCGACCTTTTTGAGGCGCTTCGATTAGAGGGCGGAAGCTCGGCTGCCGAGATCCTGCGCCGCGCCTCGACGCGAAACACCGCTTCACCCGTCGAGTAA
- a CDS encoding NAD-binding protein, producing MRYLIVGCGRVGSALAKLLDSDGHEVIVVDENAGAFKRLGSQFKGHEVVGTGIDYDVLKRAGAANADGFVAVTNGDNRNIMAALIAQRMFKIKRIVARIYDPPRGQMYRELGVQTVCPTTVGAKMIRDVLIGAPWESQTFDLGKLTSLNAVVGPADAGKRIADVEEAGRIRIAALRRKDRGVVVASSDLVLEEGDELNAVVAPEAISDFARRFPDVSPRPKVSA from the coding sequence ATGAGATATCTAATCGTAGGGTGCGGACGAGTCGGGTCGGCACTCGCGAAGCTCCTGGACTCCGACGGACATGAGGTCATCGTCGTCGACGAAAACGCCGGCGCGTTCAAGCGTCTCGGCTCGCAATTCAAAGGGCACGAAGTCGTCGGCACCGGGATAGACTACGACGTTCTCAAGCGAGCGGGCGCGGCGAACGCCGACGGCTTCGTCGCCGTCACCAACGGCGACAACCGCAACATCATGGCCGCGCTGATCGCGCAGCGCATGTTCAAGATCAAACGGATCGTCGCGCGCATCTACGATCCGCCGCGCGGACAGATGTATCGCGAGCTGGGCGTGCAGACGGTCTGCCCGACGACGGTCGGCGCGAAGATGATCCGCGACGTTCTCATCGGTGCGCCCTGGGAGTCGCAGACCTTCGACCTCGGCAAACTCACCTCGCTCAACGCGGTCGTCGGACCGGCCGACGCCGGCAAGCGCATCGCGGACGTCGAAGAGGCCGGCCGGATCCGAATCGCCGCACTGCGGCGGAAGGACCGCGGCGTCGTCGTCGCGTCGAGCGATCTCGTGCTCGAAGAAGGCGACGAACTCAACGCCGTCGTCGCACCGGAAGCGATCAGCGACTTCGCGCGCCGCTTTCCCGACGTCTCGCCCCGTCCGAAGGTCTCGGCGTAG
- a CDS encoding TrkA family potassium uptake protein encodes MFVLVVGGGKVGTYLTRALLAQGHEVVVIEKDERKAKMLERSIDRKATVVGDGCDPLVLEAAGVSRADVVVADTGDDEDNLVVVLLSKRKSKARCIARVNNPANKAIFNSLDVDDPVIVISSTELILDVLNEHVNASKYRSMLETMHLFGKGDMQLVKVAVPERSPVEGKRLAEIDFPHNSVVVAVDRPDRDLEIPTGDTTLHAGDAMIVIVKNGAAERIRAILGA; translated from the coding sequence ATGTTCGTTCTCGTCGTCGGCGGCGGTAAGGTCGGCACCTATCTCACGCGCGCGCTGCTCGCGCAGGGCCACGAGGTCGTCGTCATCGAGAAGGACGAGCGCAAGGCGAAGATGCTCGAACGCTCGATCGATCGGAAGGCGACCGTGGTCGGCGACGGGTGCGACCCGCTCGTGCTCGAGGCCGCGGGGGTCAGTCGCGCCGACGTCGTCGTCGCGGATACCGGCGACGACGAAGATAACCTCGTCGTCGTCCTGCTCTCGAAACGTAAGTCGAAGGCGCGCTGCATCGCCCGCGTCAACAATCCCGCAAACAAGGCGATCTTCAACTCGCTCGACGTGGACGATCCCGTGATCGTCATCTCCTCGACGGAACTGATTCTCGACGTGCTCAACGAGCACGTCAACGCCTCGAAGTATCGCTCGATGCTCGAAACGATGCACCTCTTCGGCAAGGGCGACATGCAGTTGGTCAAAGTGGCGGTGCCGGAGCGGTCGCCGGTCGAGGGCAAGCGGCTCGCCGAGATTGATTTCCCGCACAACTCCGTCGTCGTCGCCGTGGACCGCCCCGATCGCGATCTCGAGATCCCGACCGGCGACACGACGCTCCACGCCGGCGACGCGATGATCGTGATCGTAAAGAACGGCGCGGCGGAGCGAATCCGCGCGATCCTCGGCGCGTAG
- a CDS encoding response regulator transcription factor, with translation MKKRVAIVEDHALTRAGLRTALQGAFDVVAEAADGRAGWETIARERPDVAVIDIGIPVLDGVALTKRVRAELPATRVVIVTMIDFEDEVLAALAAGADAYCLKSSEPERIVEAVRIASEGGAYFDPRIAHVVLAKFSGSKPADAAISPLTPRETEILRLISDGRANAEIAEMLHIGLGTVKGHIRDILEKLSAADRTQAAVVALRRGYI, from the coding sequence GTGAAGAAGCGCGTCGCGATCGTCGAGGATCACGCGCTGACGCGTGCGGGGCTGCGCACCGCCTTGCAAGGTGCCTTCGACGTCGTCGCCGAGGCGGCGGACGGCCGAGCCGGGTGGGAGACGATCGCTCGCGAGCGCCCCGACGTGGCCGTGATAGATATCGGCATTCCCGTCCTCGACGGCGTGGCGCTGACGAAGCGCGTACGCGCGGAGCTTCCGGCGACCCGCGTGGTCATCGTTACGATGATCGACTTCGAAGACGAGGTGCTCGCCGCGCTCGCGGCGGGCGCCGATGCGTACTGCCTGAAGAGCTCGGAGCCCGAGCGAATCGTCGAGGCGGTCCGCATTGCGAGCGAGGGCGGCGCGTACTTCGATCCGCGCATCGCGCACGTCGTGCTAGCGAAGTTCTCGGGTTCCAAGCCGGCCGATGCCGCGATATCGCCGCTCACGCCGCGCGAGACCGAGATCCTTCGCTTGATCTCCGACGGGCGAGCGAACGCGGAGATCGCAGAGATGCTGCACATCGGCCTCGGCACGGTGAAGGGGCACATCCGCGACATACTGGAGAAATTATCGGCTGCCGATCGAACGCAAGCCGCGGTCGTCGCGCTGCGCAGGGGCTATATCTAG